One window of Acipenser ruthenus chromosome 52, fAciRut3.2 maternal haplotype, whole genome shotgun sequence genomic DNA carries:
- the LOC131723024 gene encoding tripartite motif-containing protein 16-like: MASNLWSEDQFSCSVCLELLKDPVTTSCGHSYCMGCIKNYWDQTDHTGVYSCPQCRETFTPRPDLRRNTMLAEVVEELKKTVLNPPPAQSYAGSGDVSCDFCTGRKFKAVKSCLTCLASYCETHVKPHYEGAAFKRHKLINAIGNLEQKLCAEHQKVLEVFCRTDQTCICLLCTQDEHKSHDTVSAKKERSGKQKQLGETQREIQQRIQERMKEVEEMKQAVKSLKRSAQREIKKTTKIFSDLSRSIEKIRTEVIELIGANEKAAVNQAEGRMKKLEQEIAELRRRNAALKQLSETEDDIHFLQNFQSLCAPPEAGDLPSVTVNTDISFGAVRKALSELKDHIEDFCKGELVKITTTVNEVAVYSLQAPEPRNRAEFLKYSCQLILDPNTVHRNLCLSEGNRKVTCRRETQRYPTHPERFESYPQVLCREGLSGTRCYWEIEWSGRGAVIGVTYKGIRRKGGDRSCILGFKDKSWSLECSDSSYSAWHNNNHTAITAPCSPRIGVYLDFNAGMLSFYDVSDTMTLLHRFQTTFTEPLYPGFWLRYYDSSVTICQLN; the protein is encoded by the exons atggcttcaaacttgtggtcagaggatcagtttagctgttcagtgtgtctggagctattgaaggacccagtcactacatcatgtggacacagttactgtatggggtgtattaagaactactgggatcagactgatcatacaggtgtctacagctgcccccagtgcagagagacctttaccccaaggcctgatctgcgcagaaacaccatgctggctgaagttgtagaggaattaaagaagacagtgctcaatcctcctcctgctcaaagttatgctggatcTGGAGATGTgtcgtgtgatttctgcactgggagaaagttcaaagctgtgaaatcctgtttgacgtgcctggcctcttattgtgaaacacacgtcaagccacactatgagggggctgctttcaagaggcacaagctgatcaatgcaattggaaatctggagcagaagctttgtgctgaacaccagaaggttttggaggtcttctgtagaacagATCAGACATGTATTTGCTTGTTGTGTACACAAGatgaacacaagagccatgatacagtctcagctaaGAAAGAAAGGAGTGGGAAACAG aagcagctgggagagacacagagagaaatacaacagagaatccaggagagaatGAAAGAAGTGGAGGAGATGAAACAGGCTGTGAAGTctctgaaa agatcagCACAGAGGGAAATAAAGAAAACCACGAAGATCTTTAGTGATCTGagccgatccattgagaagatccgcactgaggttattgagctgattggagctaacgagaaggctgcagtgaatcaggctgaaggacgcatgaagaaactggagcaggagattgctgagctaaggaggagaaacgctgcgctgaaacagctttcagagacagaggatgacatccattttctacag aatttccagtctctctgtgcccctcctgaagctggagacttacccagcgttactgtcaacacagacatctcttttggggctgtgaggaaagctctatctgaacttaaagaccatattgaggacttctgcaagggggaattagtcaaaataaccacaacag tgaatgaagttgcagtttacagtctgcaggctccagagccaaggaacagagctgagtttttaaaat attcctgtcagctcatactggaccccaacacagtgcatagaaacctctgtctgtctgaagggaacagaaaggtgacatgcaggagagagacccagagatatcccactcacccagagagatttgagagctatccccaagtgctttgcagagagggattgtctgggactcgctgttactgggagattgaatGGAGTGGTAGAGGGGCTgttataggagtcacatataaaggaatccgcaggaaaggaggggatcgTTCCTGTATCCTTGGATTCAaagacaagtcctggagtttggaatgctctgattccagttactctgcctggcacaataacaatcacactgcaataactgccccctgctcccccagaataggtgtgtatctggactttaatgccggcatgCTGTCCTTTTATgacgtctctgacacaatgaccctcctgcacagattccaaaccacattcactgagccgctctatccagGGTTTTGGCTTCGTTATTATGattcctctgtaacaatctgtcagctgaactag